GCTTCCTTTGCAAAATGGGGCGGATTGGAAAATGTCAGCCGTGAATGAGATAAAACTTTCTACTCTGCCCTGCGGCTGCGAGCCCGGGGGGTGGTTGGAGAcgttaatattttttttttctttcttcctttccctgagTGGAAAATAGAACGTGAGCTCTTCCTTACCAGCGCCGCCGTCGGGGAAGCCCCGGGTGGAGGagaggggcactggggggctgcGGTGCGGGCTGCCCGCCGCGGGCAGAGCGAGGCCGGGGGGCGGAGCGCGGATGCCCAGCgccgcggcgggggccgggACCCCCAGGTGAGCGCGGCACCGCCCGCCCGGGGGTgcgaggaggcggcggcgcccACGAGGGTGCGAGGGGCGGGCGGCTGCCGCTCGGCGGCCCCTGTGCCCGTTCGGAGCCAGCGCCTCGCCTCGGGCGGCGAGGGGCAggtccccccgcccccgccatgGAGAGCGGGATGCTGCTGTCTGGCAGGCAGCGAGCGCTGATCCGGGAGAGCTGGCAGCGGGTGAGCGGCAGCCCCGTGCAGCACGGCCTCGTCCTCTTCACTAGGTaagcggggcggcggggacgggATGCGGCCACCGCTACCCCCAACCCCGGCCGCCCGCCGGACAGACCCGCGGCGGGGGGGAGGGACAGGCTCCGCTTCTTGGGGTGAAACGCTTCCCTTGCCTTGGCGATGGCTCCCGGCCGGCTCCCTTACCCCgccctctctcccctccccggCTCTGGCGGCCCGAAGGGAGCAGCGTGGGGCTGAAGCCCCTCGGCCGCGGCTGCCGTGGGGCAGCGGCGTGGGGCCGGCCGGCCGCTCCGTGCTGTTTCCCGGCCCTTCCCACCCTACACCAGCCACAACTTTGTTACGGGGAGATGGGATGGAGGGTGAGGGGGAGAGTCAGCGGGCAGGTTTTGTGCGTGTCTGCCCGCTGATCCCCTGCCTTTTCCcgttatttctgttctttgaagAGATGCGTGTCCGCCCAACTCTGCGGAGTGTGTGGAAGGGACCGTCTAATTGTCCCTGACACGGCGCTCTGCAGCCCCGGGCACAGACCTGGCCGCGGGGGAGGGATTCAGTCTCAGGGCAGAGGAAATGGTGTGCCGGGGGGAACGCTGAAACCTGACTCCTTGCCTCTCCTAAGCAGATTATTGTCTCGAGTATGGgtagagaaaaaggaaaaatctataaaaagtattttaaaaaggacaATCGGAGAGTTTCTGACCAGCTTTCAAAGCAGGGTGTAGCAGGCAGGAGCCAAACcttgcacagcagagctgtgaggAATGATAGGAACATTTGGGGGTTTTAGCAGAGGGACGAGGGATGAAGTAGTTTAATGCAGGACACGGAGAAGAGGGACCATCTTGCCTGAATTGCTTGTGGCCTCCATGGACAGCATCAGCCCATTACGTCTGCCTGGGTGGCTGCTACTAAAACTCACATATGCCTGGCAAACAGTGGCAGGGAGGACAAAGGGGGCAAAATGGCAGCTGGTGATGGTGTGGGAGAGTGAGGCGTTAAATGAGTCTGTACGTACCCCCCTTGCTCAACTAGGAAGCTGGAGCTCACATGCCTTCTGCAGATTTGAGAGCTTTGAGGCTCAAGGGGATCATGAAAAAGGAATGGGAAGAGTCAAGACAACAACCAAAACTTTGGGGAGAAGCTCCAGGCTGGGAGGAACTCCAGCGACCTGGGACTGGTCCTCAGGTGCCTTAAACGTGTGTctgagagctggggctgtgggctAGGGAAGCAGACTTCTTTGACTATAGGTAACCTGTATTGCCCCAAACTAAGACTTTTCAGAACTTCCGGGTACTTTACAGCCAGGGAGGGATCAGTaggtgggaagggaggcagaggagggctGGAGGTGTGCTGCTAACATGGTTGTTCCTGGGGTGAGCAGGACTCTAACAAAAGTTGAGGCAATGAGAAGATGGGGCTTTCTCTCTTGCTGTTGCAGGTTATTTGACCTGGACCCTGACCTATTGCCCCTTTTCCAGTACAACTGCAAGCAGTTTGCCAGCGCTCAGGAGTGCCTCTCCGCCCCCGAGTTCCTGGATCACATCAGGAAGGTGAGAGAGGGGCCATGGCACGGCTGGAGTGCAGCCTCCCTGGAGGAGGAAGCCCTTGGACAATGGCTTGGGACTGTGGTGTGTCTGAGTGGGGAACACATGGGAAGACTTCTCCCAGGTGGTAACTGCAGGGTGTTACCAGGAGATGCTATTGCCAGGACAAAGTGCCTACAACAGTGGGGAGGGGATGAGGATGTGGATTTAGGTGGGTAAGAAGCACCATTCTGATTCCCACGCCCTCACCTGATAGTGGATTGCCTCTTGTGAAAGCTGGAAGCCCCTTCCTTCTACTGCAGAAGTGCCTCAGTGAGCTCGCTTCTGTCCAGACGAGGACTGAAGCCCTCTACTTGGCCACATGCTGACCAGGAGGTGACACAGAGCTGGGCAGTGGACCGGGCTCCGTGTACCCACTACTGGTGGAGAGACAGttggtgcagctgcagagccagaaGGCCTGTGGCATCGCTTGGCTGGCCTCTGGGGGAGTGCTGGCAATATGCATCTGCCTCCTCCCGAAACAGGGAGAGGAGCAATGCTGATCGTCATCTGGAGGAACTCATGCATGGACAGAATTACACCCGGTGCAGCACAGACCTTGTGCTGAGCCCTGAGGAGCAGCCACGCTGGGGCAGAGCACAGCCTTGGCTTGCAGATGCCTTCATAAACTGTCTGGCTCCTTCTTTAAATCAGtttcatgcctcatttgcctgTCTTTAATCCTCATAAGAGGCTGTTTCAGGACTGTGCTCCTTCGATAGCTGCaagctttttgttattttccagCCTCTGTTTATCGGCAAAGTTAAGTCCATTTTTACTTCTGCTATTATTGCCTTGAGCTGAAATAGCTCTTTGCTCTTGTTGGAGATAATTTCCCTGTTGAAATTATAGAGTACAATTCTATCACTTCTTGGCTTTGCCAAGCTAACCGTGCCCTGGTTTTAATCTCTTCTTCTAATTCGATGTGTCTGTAGCCTTCATCCCTCATTAACCCTTCTCTGACCTGTTTCTGTTTGACTCTTCATGCTGCTGGGAGACCGCGGTAGTACATGCTTTACTAGACCAGATCTCTTGGCTGTACTGTTCACCCCATCTCCTCAAAATACCTTGGCTGATCTTAGAATTGAAGTTGCCTTATTCACAAGTGCACCATCTTGGCAACTTCTAGTTGGCAGCTCTATTCCTGGCAACTTCCAGGGCTCCCTCGCAGTTGTCCTGGGATCCTAAGAGCTATGATGTCTTCATCAGCATTAGATCTTAGTCTGTACCTGCTCTGCTACAGGGCTGTCCCTCTGGGGCAGGGAGGTCAGCAGTGCTGCTTGCTGTGGCACCTCTGGCAGTGTCCCATGGGATGATGTGGTGTGTGCAGCTGCCGGGATGCATCACTTGCGTGACACGTGGTTTGCAGGAGAGCAAAGGAAAGCTCAGAGGGCATCTGCTAGTCTAGGAGGTGGTCGGGCTGAGAAGGGCAAAGCAGAGGAGTCAGACTCTTTGCTCCTCCAGGAGGGCAGCAGAGCCTTGCTGTTAATGCCGTTCTACCTCTGTGCTCCTGCAGGTGATGCTGGTGATCGATGCTGCTGTGAGCCACCTGGAGAACTTGTCCTGCCTGGAAGAGTATCTCTGCAACCTTGGCAAGAAGCACCAGGCAGTCGGTGTGAAGGTCGAGTCTTTTTCGGTGAGGTGTCTTctcttgtcctgctgcagccctgccttcAGCCCTCAGCTGTCCACATCCCCCTGCACCCACCTGCTGGGTTCAGCTGGATGGAGAGAAAGCTggtggcacagggcagcccccGAGCTGCCAATACCTGTGGGATGATGTTGGCTGGATCAGGAAAATCCTTGAGTTCCCCTCATTTCCTGCCCTCCTCCAGTAAACCCAGGGAAAGAGGACAGAGGGGAGCAAGGCATTTCCCCTGTTTGAGGAGGTCGATGGTTTAGGGCATCACAGTTCCCTGTGACATCTGCAGGCTCAGCCTTTGCCCTGGGCCCTGGATCTCCGCATCAAATGCTCTGGGCAAACCTCACTGCATCAGGGAAAGGGAGCATCCACCTTTTTCTGTGCCTGCACTGGGATGGGGTTGCTGCACCTCAGCCCCTGCTTCCTCCATGGCAGTAAGACAGGAACATCCTCCATATGAAACCCTTGCTTACTCCTCTCCTGTCATCAAGCATGGACAAAAATGCTGGACAATGTAGTGGGGAAGGGCAGGTTGAAAGAAAGGATTCTAACCAACGCATGGCTCCCTCCTGATACTGCTAGTTTTGGTCCTCTTCAGAGGGAGCAGAGTCCCCTTTGCTTGGGGTGGTGATCCCACCAGCCCTGCGCTCAGCATGTGGGTGCTCCTGGATGGGGCTGCTTGCAGCTCTGTGAGGAGCAGTGCCCCATGGAGGGGCCCAAGAGGAAGCGAGGCAGTCCCTGAGCACCCAGCCTGGGGTCTGACCCCCTCTGCTGATCAGCTCTGCAGATCCACTGCTATGCCAGGGCATGGTGCTGGCTACCAGCACCTGGGAGCCATGGAGGATGGATGTGTACCTTTCCCCTGGTGCGCAGTGTCAGCCcttgctccctgcctgctctccCCACACACCCAGGGCgtggggtgcagtgttagggcCAGCATAGgccaggggacagggatggcaTGGGCTGGCTCTGGATCTCCTTGGAACATCCAGGGATGGGTGTGGCCTGGCCCCActggcagaggagcagctgcccTGAAAATGTCCAAAAAGGCGGTGAAGCAAGAGAAGCGGCTGCATGTCATCCCCCATTGCTGAGCTTGACGCCTCCCTGTTTGGTTTGCAGACTGTCGGTGAGTCCTTGCTGTACATGCTGGAGAAATGCCTTGGCACCGCCTTCAGCCCCGACGTGCGGGAGGCTTGGAGCAAACTCTATGGTGCTGTGGTGAAAGCCATGGAACGGGGCTGGGAGGCCCTCCCAGAAGGGGACTAGATCCTGCCAGCCTTCCCCATCCCTGACCACACAGCGGTCCTGGGCAGGAGAAACGCTCATGCCATGCTCTCTGCCTCTTTCCACCTCTGTCTTTCTCTGTGCACCAGCCTATCGCTGTCTCCTCTAGTCACACGTGCTTCAGGGCTCTCCCAGCAATTCTGCCTTGCTTTGACATGACCACGTCTCTGCCTTTGCTAAGGGCTGGCAGGGTATGTCTCTGCAGCAAAGCCCAGGAGTGCTGCAGCACAGGTACGCCACCCTGCCCCACGTTCCTTCGGGCTAGCTGGAGCATCAACACCCATGTACCTACTCGGTTTTTTAGCTGGCTTGTCTTCTCACCTCTTGCTACCCACCCCAGTTAGAGGACAGCTAGTGTAGGCTGCTCAGGTTTATTTGCCAGGGATCCTCTTTGTCGTGCTTGAGACCTGCTGAGTCTGTCACCACTGGCTCCTCACTGTGCCTGGCTCAGCCGTGTAGGCGacggcagggcaggggcagccaTGCAGCCATCCTTCCCAAACCTTGTGGGGagcttttccctctctcccttcacCAACACATCACTACCAGATGGTTAATCCTGGTGctttcttctgccttgcctCTCCCCTGGGTGGGATCCAAGGCTTTTCCTCGTATCAGGTTGGCCACAGCTCCATGTGTTTCCTAGGGATGCTTCAGGCAGTGGGGTCACATTATTTCTGAGGTGAGGCTGCTTTTAGCAGGTCTGGACTGCCAGCTGAAAGGCTTTGTGTTGGTTTGGCTGGTTGATTTAACCTCAGAGCcagctgaaatgcagcagcagtggtgggtCTTTACTGCTTTGTGTTAAGGAGAATAAAGTAAATACAAGGAAAACatgccttaaaataaaaatgaaggttGCAATCAAGTCATGGCAACAGCTTCCAGAAATCATTCTGGCTCTTGGCCAGTGGAAGCATAGCTGGAATTACTCTGCTGATGCTGTCACGACCTGGAACGCTTCCCAGCTGCACACAGTGCCTATCTGCAGAGCTCCTCCACCTTTTAGTAGTCTCTTCCAGCCATACTTGAGACACAACcgcttcagagcagagcaaggcACCCAGTTAGAtgtgtgcagcagtgctgtgccagGACAGGAGTGAGAAGACAACATCTGCCAGGAAAAATCCCAGCACTTTGAATAAGAGTTCACCTTTATGGGGAAGTTGCTGTGCAACAGTCAGAACCAGCAGAACAGCCATCACTAGCCCCAGGGCAAGGACATGCAGGAAGTATTCAGTTACAGGCAACACCTTTCTTTGCTGCTCCTTCAGGGCAGGAGGGGCCTGGCATTGGGGGCTGAGATAGGACTGTTCTAGAGACAAATTCCTCCCACACCCAGATGTCCTCCACTCTGGGCAGAAGAGGGCTGCCCACGCCTCACACCTGTAGCTGAGGACTCCCAGCCCCATGCCATGGAGGAGATGATGAGGTGTCCTGTGAGATGGGCTCTGCTTCCCTGCCACCAGGCCTGGCGTTATCCATGGGCTTCCAGGAAGCAAGGGGCCCTCCATCTGTGTTTGagaggtgagctgagagatgTTTTTGGAACAGGCATTGAACATCCCTATCTAAGATGCTTGCTGTCCTCCCCGTGGTAACAGGTTCCACTCCTGCAGTCTTGCAGCGTGGTGTTGTGCATCCTGGCCCATGGCTCTCTCCATCGGCTGGGTCAGATGAAGTCCTTCCCATTCTCATGCCAGGCAGTGAGGGGTGgaggagccagggctgggggtagGTGCTGGCTGTGATGGCGTAGTAAAGGGCAGGAGAGTTTGGGAATGGGGGCATCCTCTTTGCAACCCCGTTCTGGGACATCAGCCTTCAGTGTCCCAGGGGGGAACCTTCTGGCTCTGTGTGACAAGCAGGCAGCTGTGCGATGGGTGGGGTGTGGGTGTTACTGCCCCAGACAATCCCCTCTCCCTCTAGCTTTCCCAGCTCCTTGACTTCTCCTCTTCTGTACCACGTTTTGTGTAACTCCTAAAAGAACTTAACTAGTCTGTGTCCCTCTTATACCCAGCTCTACTGTTTAATAAAGAACAACAGTGAGTCTCGGCTGTTTCGGCTGCCTTATGTTTATCTTAATATAAAAGGCGCAAGCAAGCCAAAAAACCAAGGATGACAGAGAGGGGTTTACTGGTTTCTTGCTGTCTCTAGCTTTGGAGATACTGGTCACAGGGAGTGCTTGTGTAGTCCAGCTTGACTGTCATGAGAAGGCATCCAGCACCAAATGTCTGTTGGGAGCTTTTGTGCACTGTAATTGAATGGgtgagcagcagaggggctAGCAAAGGCATCCTGCCGCTGATTGCTCATTACCTTTGAAGTTTAACAGTCTCTCATCGAACTGGAGTTTTAAGCAATCAGCCTAAAACATCCTTTTTTGGttattcagctgctgcttttgttctgtgAGATGGTAtcagctcacctgctgctggtCACCCCTTGCTGGTGGCCTGCAGCAGTGGGCACAGCTTTGCAGTGAAGTCCAGCCCAGCTCCATGCGGCTTCCACCCTGCCAGCCGCCCcggcagccctgccctggggagcaactggtggggatgcaggaggtcctgtctccccctgcccagggcatGTTCTACATTTGACATGGTGGGTTTCCAGCCttgggacagcactgaaggaggATGGTCCCTAGATGGAGGAGAGGGGGGGAAGCCAGCCTGGGGTCTGTAATGTCACCTGAGGGCTGGAAATCCTGACCCTGCCACAGGAGAGCACGGTGAGAATCCTGGGAAAGCTGCGCtgccctgcctggggcagcATTTAGGATGGGGCTTGTTCTGCAGGGCAACATGTGATGGGCTGCGAATGgtgaggagagcagcagaggtCTGACCGCAAAGAAACCCTCCCTGTGGTTCATTGGTAAAATAAACTTTACAGCTCTTCCTGGCCCAGAGCACAGCTGCCAGCCTCAGGGATGGTGGTGGGAGCCCAACCCCAGCACTGCAGGTAAAGGCCAGTGTGGAACCCCGAGCAGCACCCCCGTCTTCAGCTCCCTGTGCCCGCGGGAGGTTTGCCACAGCTCCTACAATCCGCCCCCTTGCCTTGGCCGCTGCCCGGCAGGGacgctgctggcactgcccgccACAGGCTGGCACAGCAGGAGGTGCCATGCAATTGCTTGTCCTCAGCTGCGAGGGACCTCCGTGTGCACAGGCTGAAATCACACAGGCGGGTTTCTGAGGGCTGGAGTGGTGGATGCCCAGTGTGGTGGGGTTACACAACCTTGTTAGGCTGCGATGAGCTTTCCTGGTGCGAGGGTCAGGAGAGCTGCGAGCTGGCCGGGCAACTATGGGCCTTCCTCTGAGCCAGGGCTCCTGCCTCGGCTCCGTGGAGCTGGCAGGGCCCTGCATTTAGCCCTGTTTGCTGCTAATTATGAACTGggccggggggtggggggggggctCTCTGTGGGGGGCGTGTGATGAGGGGAGTGGGGTTTTAAATTTTGCAGCTTTTCACCCAAAGGGAAGCCCTCCATGTGCCGTAAACCAGGTTTGTCAGCCAAGGCTCACCTCACAGGAACCATGGAAGGACCCAATGAAACCAGAGGGAAATAATTCAAGTAGGAATTTGGGTAGAAAGAGTGTTCTCTGGGAAGGGAGCAAAAGAATGCTCTCTGctcaaaacctaaagacttccAAAATGGTGTTCAATCCCTTCCCAGGGACTTGCTGGTGGGAAAGCTTTGGGAAGATCTGCTGCATCTCCAGATGGGTGGGTTTCCCTCACCATCCCCAGTCCTTGCTGTGGTCCCAGAGGAGCTCCAGGCCGCTCTCCTGCTGCCATCCCCCGCAGTGTGTGCCCCTTTGGTGGTATCCCGAGCCAGTCCTGCCTATGGGGTGAGTGTTGGCAGGGGAGAGACACTCCTGTCGCATGGCTGCACCCCATCCCCACTGCCAGGGATGGTGCCAAGGGCTGTGCCGGCCTTTTCAAGGGGACACAGCAGGGTTGTCCCCTGCTCCTGCGGCTTTGCTACTTCTGCCCACTTGTTTGGGTTTGCTTTCATGGGGACTACGTGGGCAGCAAGGTGGCTGGAGGTAGGGGGGTGTTCCAGTGGTCTCCTCACCTCTGGAGCTTCTGCAGGACATGCCCAGAAAGAGCTAAAAGCAGCCTGCAAGTGGGGAAAGGGGCTGGGGTATTTTTTCATGTTCCAGCAGCAAGGGTCACCCCTCTCCTGGCACCAGGCAGGACACACAGGAGTGATGACAtcaggcagcagctgggtgAAGTCATTTTATTCAAGGCACAGTCATAGCAATAAACCACAAGAAGGTACAGACCTCTGGCACATTCCTACAGCAGGTCAGCCGAGGGCAACTGGACCAGCAGCCTGTGCTTCCGAGGATGCGGTGCCGCTCGCAGGCACTTGCTTCCACCCAAAAAGAGGCCATCAGCATCCCACCCGCTccggccagggctgcccctgGAGCAGGCAGCGAGGGCAGCGGTTTAGCTGTGGGCAGCTCCAGGACACCTGGGTGGGGAGCTATGAGCCCCCTCCTCAGGGTGCTttttggggctgggagggagcagctgagctcaAGGTCCCCCCACAGCAACTGCTCACTAACTAGCATGCTGCAGCCATtgccccagcaggcaggagcgTGGGTGGGACAGGGTCTGCAGGGCTGTCAGCTGGCCAAGCTGAGACCCACCAGCCCCCACGGGGAAGTCCCAGAGCCCACACCAATCCAACAAAGACCTACAGCTCGCTGCTAGGCTGCCTTTTAACACCACCCCCTGACTGGCACACCACACCCTCCCCTCCTAGTGGTGCCAGTAACACTGAGTAGTGCCATGGCTGAGCATCTGCCTTCGCACAGCAGCACTCCCTACGCCAGCAACCCATGTGCCAGCAGGGCTATGTCATCGTCCCTTCTCTCTCTGTACAGCCCTGGGGTGGCAGCTGGAATTGCTCTGAAGCCAGCAGGAAAATCAGGAGCAGGAAAATCAACCCCAAGGCCAAAGTGGGGCTGAGCGAGGAGGCAGCATGCCCAGGTGGGCTAGCCTGGTGAgagaggagctgggcagggcaAGGATCTGCCCTTGACCCCAGGggcctctgcagcagctgcagctgagctggaaaaCCCTGGGGATACTGCTCACAGCAGGTCTCACACTCCTGAggag
Above is a window of Caloenas nicobarica isolate bCalNic1 chromosome 5, bCalNic1.hap1, whole genome shotgun sequence DNA encoding:
- the NGB gene encoding neuroglobin, which codes for MESGMLLSGRQRALIRESWQRVSGSPVQHGLVLFTRLFDLDPDLLPLFQYNCKQFASAQECLSAPEFLDHIRKVMLVIDAAVSHLENLSCLEEYLCNLGKKHQAVGVKVESFSTVGESLLYMLEKCLGTAFSPDVREAWSKLYGAVVKAMERGWEALPEGD